One Vibrio sp. CDRSL-10 TSBA genomic region harbors:
- a CDS encoding PRD domain-containing protein, giving the protein MRVSKVLNNNVLISTDVNEREVVVMGRGIGFQMKPGMEIAADKIEKVFTLAKSDDDAIDNRYRELLEEIPLELLAATEQIVELAQSTLSAELHPSIHISLADHIHFAIERLRTGQIVKNGMLWEIKQLYPVEFKIGCQALQLLKAASGVSFAEDEAGFIALHLVNAQLNEDMNNTINVTNLIRDIVHMIKYNLGLDLNEDSDEFRRLVTHLKFFVHRLIHQTTISDDDDSLFQSVRGKYPAAFACVEKISRYVDKQFKHAMTSEEMMFLTIHVERVRRAAPAN; this is encoded by the coding sequence ATGCGTGTATCAAAAGTATTAAATAATAACGTTCTTATCTCTACCGATGTCAATGAACGAGAAGTGGTGGTGATGGGACGCGGTATCGGATTTCAAATGAAACCCGGTATGGAAATTGCCGCCGACAAGATAGAAAAGGTGTTCACTCTGGCCAAGAGTGACGACGATGCTATCGATAATCGCTATCGGGAATTGTTAGAAGAAATCCCGCTCGAGCTATTGGCCGCAACCGAACAAATCGTCGAGTTAGCCCAGAGTACATTAAGCGCGGAGTTACACCCGAGTATTCATATTTCACTGGCCGATCACATCCATTTTGCCATTGAACGGTTACGCACCGGTCAAATCGTCAAAAATGGTATGTTGTGGGAAATTAAACAGCTTTATCCGGTGGAATTTAAAATTGGCTGTCAGGCTCTGCAATTGCTCAAAGCCGCATCCGGGGTCAGTTTTGCCGAGGATGAAGCCGGCTTTATCGCTCTGCATCTGGTCAATGCACAGCTTAACGAAGATATGAACAACACCATCAATGTCACCAATCTGATTCGTGATATCGTGCATATGATTAAGTACAACCTCGGTCTGGATTTGAATGAAGACAGCGATGAATTTCGTCGTTTAGTTACGCATCTTAAATTCTTCGTACACCGCCTGATTCATCAGACCACCATTTCGGATGACGACGATTCACTGTTTCAGTCAGTGCGCGGCAAGTACCCTGCGGCGTTCGCTTGTGTGGAAAAAATCAGCCGTTATGTCGATAAACAGTTCAAACATGCCATGACCTCAGAAGAGATGATGTTTCTGACCATTCATGTTGAACGTGTGCGTCGCGCTGCACCAGCCAACTGA
- the fdhA gene encoding formaldehyde dehydrogenase, glutathione-independent has protein sequence MSYEKSNRGVVYKGPGKVAVESIPYPELALGNRKCEHGVILKVLTTNICGSDQHMVRGRTTAEEGLVLGHEITGIILEKGRDVEFVDVGDIVSVPFNIACGRCRNCKTGLTGICLNVNPARPGAAYGYVDMGGWVGGQAEYVMVPYADFNLLKFPDPDQAREKIQDLTLLSDIFPTGFHGCVTAGVGPGSTVYIAGAGPVGLAAAVSAQLLGAACVIVGDMIEDRLAQARSFGCETIDLREEGSMEDKLEAILNEREVDCFVDCVGFEAHGCGCGHKEEAPATVLNSAMQITRAGGSIGIPGLYVTDDPGAKDEAAREGALSMRFGLGWAKSHSFHTGQCPTMKYHRGLMQSILFDKVKIADAVNVQMISLDQAPQGYADFDGGAAKKFVIDPHGEFISK, from the coding sequence ATGTCCTACGAAAAATCCAACCGTGGTGTTGTCTACAAAGGCCCAGGAAAAGTTGCTGTAGAATCTATCCCTTATCCTGAACTGGCACTTGGAAACCGCAAGTGCGAGCACGGTGTTATCCTTAAAGTTCTGACCACCAACATCTGTGGTAGTGACCAGCACATGGTGCGTGGCCGTACGACTGCTGAAGAAGGTCTGGTACTGGGTCACGAAATCACAGGTATCATCCTGGAAAAAGGTCGTGACGTAGAATTCGTGGATGTGGGCGATATCGTATCGGTACCGTTTAACATCGCCTGTGGCCGTTGCCGCAACTGTAAAACTGGTTTGACCGGTATCTGTCTGAATGTAAACCCTGCTCGTCCTGGCGCAGCTTACGGCTACGTTGACATGGGTGGCTGGGTTGGTGGCCAGGCTGAATACGTCATGGTTCCATACGCAGACTTCAACCTGCTGAAATTCCCAGATCCGGATCAGGCACGTGAAAAAATTCAGGATCTGACTCTGCTGTCTGACATCTTCCCAACCGGTTTCCACGGTTGTGTAACCGCAGGTGTCGGCCCGGGTTCAACCGTTTACATCGCTGGTGCAGGCCCGGTAGGTCTGGCAGCGGCCGTATCCGCTCAACTGCTGGGTGCAGCGTGTGTTATCGTCGGCGACATGATTGAAGATCGTCTGGCTCAGGCACGCAGCTTCGGTTGTGAAACCATCGACCTTCGTGAAGAAGGCAGCATGGAAGACAAACTGGAAGCAATTCTGAACGAACGTGAAGTTGACTGTTTCGTTGACTGTGTAGGCTTTGAAGCGCACGGCTGTGGCTGTGGCCACAAAGAAGAAGCGCCAGCGACAGTACTGAACTCTGCAATGCAGATCACCCGCGCAGGTGGCTCTATCGGTATCCCTGGTCTGTACGTGACTGACGACCCGGGTGCTAAAGATGAAGCAGCACGCGAAGGTGCACTTAGCATGCGCTTTGGTCTGGGCTGGGCTAAGTCTCACTCATTCCACACTGGTCAGTGTCCGACCATGAAGTACCACCGTGGTCTGATGCAATCTATCCTGTTTGATAAAGTTAAGATTGCAGATGCAGTAAACGTGCAGATGATCTCTCTGGATCAGGCACCACAAGGCTATGCAGACTTCGACGGCGGCGCAGCGAAGAAATTCGTTATCGACCCGCACGGTGAGTTCATCTCTAAATAA
- a CDS encoding PTS transporter subunit EIIC: MKEIQQLPEVISVMLSGGLFQIVIGTQVEKLYQSVTPLIGTTENHNFPGHVSTLINTITSIFNPILWFLSAAGILKSTIILCVSMGWLGIDTGTYRILYSAADTVFFFLPVLLGYTASKHFGSNPLFGITIAGALVHPEITSHVDALFSQQAAAVTPQQADFLGLPLQFINYSNSVIPVLFATWFNVWLERRIPKSLPEYLYKWLAPFLCLMITIPLTFLVIGPLSTTIAQAISTVVFFLYHASPVIAGMIIGAIWQVLVVFGIHWSLAPIVMSNIAVNGFDVIPPLLLPAVFGQVGACLGIVLKYRKQQSVAYAGSAAVTAMFGVTEPAIYCITLPRRWPFIFGCLSAAVGSGIAAFFYAKAYSLAMPGLFSILQIIPPTGVDNSVYATILGTLLTLLLAITLTYFFTPDSQASGKAMLSTKRMVSEKTSVSAERMVSEKTSVSAERMASAGTTVPSETMASAGTKASDKADRYNLPAETS; encoded by the coding sequence GTGAAAGAGATTCAACAGCTGCCGGAAGTGATCTCTGTGATGCTGTCCGGAGGTCTGTTTCAGATCGTCATCGGAACCCAGGTTGAGAAACTCTATCAGTCCGTAACACCATTGATAGGTACTACGGAAAACCACAACTTTCCAGGGCACGTTAGCACTCTAATCAACACCATTACTAGCATTTTCAATCCTATTCTCTGGTTTTTGAGTGCAGCCGGCATTTTAAAAAGCACCATAATTTTGTGTGTCAGTATGGGATGGTTGGGTATCGATACCGGCACTTACCGTATCCTCTATTCTGCCGCCGATACGGTGTTTTTCTTTCTGCCGGTATTACTCGGTTATACGGCTTCAAAACATTTTGGCTCCAATCCACTGTTTGGGATCACTATCGCCGGAGCCCTGGTACACCCTGAGATTACCAGTCATGTCGATGCGCTTTTTTCACAACAAGCGGCCGCAGTGACGCCCCAGCAAGCCGATTTTCTCGGCCTGCCCCTCCAGTTTATTAACTATTCAAACTCGGTGATTCCCGTTTTATTCGCCACTTGGTTTAATGTCTGGCTGGAGCGACGTATCCCTAAGTCACTACCCGAATATCTTTATAAGTGGCTGGCACCATTTCTGTGCCTGATGATCACCATTCCGTTAACCTTTCTGGTCATCGGGCCGCTCAGTACTACTATCGCCCAAGCGATCTCTACTGTCGTGTTCTTCTTGTATCACGCCAGTCCGGTCATTGCCGGTATGATCATCGGAGCGATATGGCAAGTCTTGGTGGTGTTTGGCATCCACTGGAGCCTGGCTCCTATAGTGATGAGCAACATCGCGGTGAATGGTTTTGATGTTATCCCACCACTATTGCTTCCCGCTGTGTTTGGCCAGGTCGGTGCTTGTCTGGGAATTGTATTGAAATACCGCAAGCAACAAAGTGTTGCTTACGCTGGTAGTGCGGCGGTCACAGCGATGTTTGGCGTCACAGAACCCGCGATATATTGCATTACTCTGCCCAGACGATGGCCGTTTATTTTTGGCTGCTTATCTGCTGCAGTCGGCTCAGGTATCGCAGCCTTCTTTTACGCCAAAGCCTATTCGCTGGCGATGCCGGGCCTGTTTTCTATTCTGCAGATTATTCCGCCAACGGGCGTGGACAACTCGGTGTATGCCACAATTTTAGGCACCCTGCTTACTTTACTGCTGGCGATCACTCTCACCTACTTTTTTACCCCAGACAGCCAGGCAAGCGGAAAAGCTATGCTATCTACGAAAAGAATGGTGTCTGAAAAAACCAGTGTGTCTGCGGAAAGAATGGTGTCTGAAAAAACCAGTGTGTCTGCGGAAAGAATGGCGTCTGCAGGAACTACTGTACCATCGGAAACAATGGCGTCTGCGGGAACAAAAGCGTCCGACAAAGCTGATAGGTATAACTTACCGGCAGAAACGAGCTAA
- a CDS encoding glucose PTS transporter subunit IIA gives MRKEWRLQELLYHRKQWRLREQKRPTKLIGITYRQKRAKSRSFAQISSPISGQVVALSMVGDPTFASEIIGQGVAIIPESGELRAPFNGKVASVFKTHHSIGLQSEDGVEMLIHIGIDTVKLKGKGFELLVEAGQEVVQGQLLIQFDLQVLTTLGYDTTTPIVITNSDDYLDVIVTSSTRVSSGDPLMTLI, from the coding sequence CTGCGGAAAGAATGGCGTCTGCAGGAACTACTGTACCATCGGAAACAATGGCGTCTGCGGGAACAAAAGCGTCCGACAAAGCTGATAGGTATAACTTACCGGCAGAAACGAGCTAAAAGCCGCTCCTTTGCGCAAATCAGCAGTCCGATTTCCGGTCAGGTAGTCGCTTTATCTATGGTTGGTGACCCTACCTTCGCCAGTGAAATTATCGGGCAAGGCGTCGCCATCATCCCGGAGAGCGGAGAACTGCGAGCGCCGTTTAATGGTAAAGTCGCTTCGGTATTCAAAACCCATCACTCGATCGGGCTGCAAAGTGAAGACGGCGTGGAAATGCTGATTCACATCGGCATCGATACGGTCAAACTCAAAGGCAAGGGATTTGAATTGCTGGTTGAGGCAGGCCAGGAGGTCGTCCAGGGACAACTACTGATACAGTTTGACCTGCAAGTGCTGACCACCCTCGGATATGACACCACCACACCGATAGTGATTACCAACAGCGATGATTATTTGGATGTGATTGTCACCAGCTCGACCAGAGTCAGCAGTGGCGATCCGCTGATGACCCTGATTTGA
- a CDS encoding DHH family phosphoesterase produces MKFFEIEQLIASLKNEPRVIVQAHDFPDHDALSSAFAMAYLLRKQGLNPFITYNGFIDRISLRNLIHWLNIPIVQPHQLALTPNDKIIVVDGCIGEKNVTDFPGLEVGVIDHHQVNAPDFVWFADIRPDYGSTATIMVEYFNQFGLDIPAKIATALLVGLTFDTANFTRAVGAADINALLQLQAKADMAMVNRICRNQIEFHELKLFDTLLANMKREKNCAFAALPEGCSKNMLGVLGDFLLGVDEIDMVVLSARSKEKTFLSLRSECKHNNVAQIVRRALNDTGIGFGGGHAHMAGGIINHMYQLADEFEYVYDLIKPQLQLKQA; encoded by the coding sequence ATGAAATTTTTTGAAATTGAACAGCTGATAGCCAGCCTGAAAAATGAGCCGCGGGTGATTGTCCAGGCCCACGATTTTCCCGACCACGATGCGTTGTCATCGGCATTTGCGATGGCTTATTTGCTGCGCAAACAGGGACTGAATCCATTCATTACCTACAATGGTTTTATTGACCGCATCTCACTGCGCAATCTGATTCATTGGCTCAATATACCGATTGTTCAGCCGCATCAGCTGGCTTTGACTCCAAACGATAAAATCATAGTGGTGGACGGTTGCATTGGTGAAAAAAATGTCACCGATTTTCCCGGTCTGGAAGTCGGCGTGATTGATCACCATCAGGTCAACGCGCCAGATTTTGTCTGGTTTGCTGACATCCGCCCGGATTATGGTTCTACTGCCACGATTATGGTCGAATACTTCAATCAGTTTGGGCTCGATATTCCGGCCAAGATTGCTACAGCGCTGCTGGTTGGACTGACCTTTGATACGGCCAATTTTACCCGCGCGGTCGGCGCGGCCGATATTAATGCTTTATTGCAGCTGCAGGCGAAAGCGGACATGGCGATGGTCAATCGCATCTGTCGTAATCAGATTGAGTTTCATGAGTTAAAACTGTTTGATACCTTGCTGGCGAATATGAAACGCGAAAAAAACTGCGCATTTGCGGCGCTGCCTGAAGGCTGCAGCAAAAATATGCTCGGTGTGCTGGGGGATTTCCTGCTCGGCGTGGATGAAATCGATATGGTGGTACTGAGCGCACGCAGTAAAGAAAAGACGTTTTTGTCACTGCGTTCTGAGTGTAAGCACAATAACGTCGCCCAGATTGTGCGCCGGGCACTGAATGATACCGGAATCGGTTTCGGTGGCGGCCATGCTCACATGGCGGGCGGTATTATTAATCATATGTACCAGCTGGCGGATGAATTTGAGTACGTTTACGACCTGATAAAGCCTCAGTTACAACTCAAACAGGCCTGA